A genome region from Eurosta solidaginis isolate ZX-2024a chromosome 2, ASM4086904v1, whole genome shotgun sequence includes the following:
- the LOC137242084 gene encoding dnaJ homolog subfamily C member 28, protein MLPLWGHLRLLPRLCWRTAVVQYSEMHIKRADLYKKCFRILGVNEGADQNTVRSAYIDLVKRVHPDSGLPEASAERFKDVDEAFKVLQEKFAKNRRNIFEDEEEEVFDIKHTAPQHRQYLSYDGYGVGNPYQRQKQYQQIKAMKAQERVLSHRIEKWQASEGSIMQKGTFYKSHAIKTKYGFDRVCEDLIQEAMAKGDFDNLKCAGKPLSSAQTQNPYLDFTTHKLNKILIDNGFTPEWITLQREIREAVQRLRDELRAERALFGDYPFTNDEELEAWQVVLRSYDANINDINKNIDKYNLIVPILQNQLFRLNIDTIAEKFLNDPNALKHFKPQKQPAPETKSGRKETNADLFSLIRSLF, encoded by the exons ATGTTGCCGCTATGGGGCCATCTCAGGTTACTACCAAGACTTTGTTGGCGTACAGCCGTGGTACAATATAGCGAAATGCATATAAAGCGTGCAGATTTGTATAAG AAATGTTTTCGTATTTTGGGTGTAAATGAAGGGGCCGATCAGAACACAGTACGTAGTGCATATATCGATTTGGTAAAGAGAGTTCATCCTGACTCTGGACTACCAGAAGCGAGTGCTGAAAGATTTAAGGACGTTGACGAGGCCTTTAAAGTGTTACAAGAAAAATTCGCTAAGAATCGGCGCAATATTTTTGAGGATGAGGAAGAGGAAGTATTTGATATCAAACACACAGCACCACAACATCGGCAATATCTTAGCTATGATGGTTACGGTGTTGGTAATCCTTACCAACGACAAAAACAATATCAACAAATTAAAGCAATGAAAGCTCAGGAGCGTGTACTAAGTCATCGTATTGAAAAATGGCAAGCGAGCGAGGGAAGCATCATGCAAAAAGGTACATTCTATAAGAGTCATGCAATCAAAACGAAATACGGATTTGATCGTGTTTGTGAGGATCTTATACAGGAAGCGATGGCAAAGGGTGATTTCGATAATCTCAAATGTGCTGGTAAGCCTTTGAGTAGCGCACAAACACAAAATCCCTATTTAGATTTTACGACacacaaattaaacaaaatattaaTTGATAACGGTTTTACACCCGAATGGATAACATTGCAACGTGAGATACGTGAGGCTGTGCAGCGTTTGCGTGACGAATTGCGTGCCGAACGTGCTTTATTTGGTGATTACCCATTCACGAATGATGAAGAGCTTGAGGCGTGGCAGGTAGTACTGCGTAGTTACGATGCTaatattaatgatataaataaaaatatagataaatataatttaattgtacCCATATTGCAAAATCAGTTATTCCGATTAAATATTGATACAATAGCTGAAAAATTTCTTAACGATCCAAATGCACTAAAACATTTTAAGCCGCAAAAGCAGCCAGCGCCGGAGACAAAAAGTGGTCGAAAAGAAACAAATGctgatttattttctttaattcgtTCACTGTTTTGA